In Prionailurus bengalensis isolate Pbe53 chromosome D4, Fcat_Pben_1.1_paternal_pri, whole genome shotgun sequence, the DNA window TTAATAAATTCAGATCTTAGAATCAATTCAGACCCACTGAGTTAGAATCGTTTACAAATTTCCCCCATGTGATTTGTCTGTATACTAAAATTTGGAGGTACTTCACTAGACAGGTGGTTTTCTTCCACATTGAACATTAGCATCATCTGgagaacattatttaaaaagatgtctGATACCCGCTCCTTAAACAATTTACATAATTCAGAGAGGGCAAGAGCATGTTGTTTAAAAAGGGCAGGTGAGTGGTGCCATGGTGactcagtcttttaagcatctgacttcggctctggtcatcatctcctggttcctggattcaagacccacatctgactctctgctgtcagcacagagccgctttggatcctccaaatccctctctctctctctctctctctgcccctccccatgagtgctgtctctcaaaaagaaataaaattttaaaaaattaaaaataaacaaaaagggcGGGTGAAATACAGTCAGTAAATGCAGACTGAATAGTGGCTCACCATTGtgtttttgtatacattttaccTCTATGAATTTTACTTTCCTCAGAGAATTATAGTGATGATAAAATGAgtaatatgtgtaaatatatgtaaattataaaaccaTAAACCAATGGGATTGTTAATGACTGccatgaaataaaatcaaatagatAGTTATTTTTAACAGATTAAGCATAAGCTTTCCAAAATGATGATATTCAAAGTGGAGTCTGTGGGtccaaagaacaggaaataatAGATGTTTGTTCAGATGCAAATAGTTCTTCCCTGCCTCAGAACTGTGTATCACTATCTCAGGAAATGGAATACAAGAGcctatatttttaataagctaTCAATGTAATTATTACACGTCTTCAATCCCTTCCTATATGTACCAGAAGAGAAATTCAAAACGCTAAATTCAGAGCTCTTAGCACCACTCCAGCTAGTGTGGACACActtggtgcccctcccccagtgatCTCTCACTGCACATGGTAATAGGCACTGACGCATTATGCTCACATgcagttttctcttctggattACTCCaggtatagaaaaataaaatggacaggACGAACTGGACAGAGATTGAGTTCATTCTGCAGGGACTTTCTGAGTACCCCAAAGTGGAAAAACTCCTTTTCGTCATGTGCTTGATGATGTACCTGGTGATCCTGCTGGGGAACAGCCCCTTGATCATACTAACTCTCCTGGACTCCCACCTCCATacacccatgtacttcttccttggTAATCTTTCCCTCCTAGATATTTGTTACACATCCTCCTTTATCCCCTCAATGTTGATTCACTTCCTATCACAGAAAAAAACCATCTCCTTCCTTAGATGTGTTGTTCAGATGTCTGTCTCCTACACTATGGGGTCCACCGAGTGCGTGCTTCTAGCAGTGATGGCATATGACCGTTACGTGGCCATCTGTAACCCTCTGAGATACCTCATCATCATGAGCAAGGCACTTTGCATTCAGATGGCAGCCCTCTCCTGGGGACTGGGCTTTCTCAATTCACTGACAGAAACTATACTTGCAATACGGTTGCCCTTTTGTGGAAAAAATGTCATTAACCACTTTGTTTGTGAAATATTGGCCTTTGTCAAGCTGGCTTGCGCAGATATTTCCTTGAATGAGATTGCTATAATGTTGGGcaatgtaatatttttgttttctccattattGTTAATTTGTATCTCCTACATTTTCATCCTTTCTACTGTACTAAGAATCAAttcagcagaaggaagaaaaaaggcctTTTCTACCTGTTCAGCCCACTTAACAGTAGTGACTGTGTTTTATGGGACAATCCTCTTCATGTATATGAAGCCAAAGTCCAAAGACTCTGCTGTTGACAAACTGATTGCTCTGTTCTATGGAGTAGTCACTCCCATGCTCAATCCTATCATCTATAGCCTGAGGAATACAGAGGTGCTTGGAGCTATGAGAAAATTGATAAGGAGACACTGGTTCtggagaaaaggatgaaaaacTTATACCTTTGAGTTCATGCACAAAATAAGCTCATAGATTTGAGACAAAAGCTTTTCATATAAAGAGAACAATAAAGATTGTATGTCGAATTGCAGAATTTAGGAGTTGGAAGAAATGTGAAGACAATAACTTCACCTTTTATGAAAATGACTGTTATAAAAATGTAGACACTACTGGTATAAGAAGTgagtaaactttaagaaataagaaaaaatgaaattaagcttTTCCAAGAAAATCCAGTATGTCTTCTTCAACTGATGGGGTTATATCCAGATAAACCCATtgaaagttgaaaatatcataagtcaaaaatgcctgttggggtgcctgggtgtttctgTTAATTGAGCGTCTGAtacagctcagatcatgatctcatggctcgtgagtctgagccttgcatcgggttccaggctgatagctcagaccctgatgcctgcttcagattctttgtctccctctctctctgccccttccccactcatgttctctctctctctctctctctctctctctctctctctgtctctctctgtctttctctgtggccttctctccttttccttctctctctctctcaaaaacatttaaaaaattagaaaaagaaatgcatttaatttaCTAATCTACTGGACCTCAGAGCTTATCCTAGCTTAACTtgaacatgctcagaacacttacattaccCTATAATTGGTCAAAACTATCTCATACA includes these proteins:
- the LOC122475420 gene encoding olfactory receptor 13C7-like → MDRTNWTEIEFILQGLSEYPKVEKLLFVMCLMMYLVILLGNSPLIILTLLDSHLHTPMYFFLGNLSLLDICYTSSFIPSMLIHFLSQKKTISFLRCVVQMSVSYTMGSTECVLLAVMAYDRYVAICNPLRYLIIMSKALCIQMAALSWGLGFLNSLTETILAIRLPFCGKNVINHFVCEILAFVKLACADISLNEIAIMLGNVIFLFSPLLLICISYIFILSTVLRINSAEGRKKAFSTCSAHLTVVTVFYGTILFMYMKPKSKDSAVDKLIALFYGVVTPMLNPIIYSLRNTEVLGAMRKLIRRHWFWRKG